From Mycobacteriales bacterium, a single genomic window includes:
- a CDS encoding PHP domain-containing protein: MTELPDDPQDRHVHSTFSDGQSSIAENIEAAEKIGLATLCLVDHVRVDTTWVPDFVSTVQSAPHSDQLRIMYGVEAKLLDSSGRLDMPPDLPELGRVLIADHQFPGTDGPIHPREVRRRLDDGEMTPAQVIDILVLSTARAMLKVDRPQLAHLFSLLPKMGLDECQVEEDHLRLLAATAIATGAIVEVNEKWACPQGRVLAAFVASRVRVVTSTDSHHARDVGVYRRVPVLLEDAARERWPA, encoded by the coding sequence ATGACCGAGCTACCCGACGACCCACAGGACCGGCACGTCCACTCGACGTTCTCGGACGGGCAGAGCAGCATCGCGGAGAACATCGAAGCCGCGGAAAAGATCGGGCTGGCCACGTTGTGCCTGGTCGATCATGTCCGGGTCGACACCACCTGGGTGCCGGACTTCGTCAGCACGGTCCAGAGCGCTCCGCACTCCGACCAACTGCGGATCATGTACGGCGTCGAGGCGAAGCTGCTCGACAGTTCGGGACGCCTCGATATGCCGCCCGACCTCCCCGAACTCGGCCGGGTGCTCATCGCCGACCATCAGTTCCCGGGTACCGACGGACCCATCCATCCGCGCGAGGTCCGCCGCCGGCTCGACGACGGCGAGATGACACCTGCCCAGGTCATCGACATCCTGGTGCTCAGCACCGCCCGCGCGATGCTGAAGGTCGACCGGCCCCAACTCGCCCACCTGTTCAGCCTGCTGCCGAAGATGGGTCTCGACGAGTGCCAGGTCGAAGAGGACCACCTCCGGTTGCTCGCCGCGACCGCCATCGCCACCGGCGCCATCGTGGAGGTGAACGAGAAGTGGGCATGCCCGCAGGGGCGCGTCCTGGCCGCGTTCGTCGCTTCCCGGGTGCGGGTCGTCACCAGCACCGACAGCCACCACGCACGTGATGTCGGCGTCTACCGCCGGGTGCCAGTACTGCTGGAGGACGCGGCCCGGGAACGCTGGCCCGCATGA
- a CDS encoding glycosyltransferase family 2 protein, with product MSSVLHVFASIGLWLLIALVLVGVVPLLAGTMQLVLVTLHGRRNHYAECEPIFPRTAVIVPAWNEAAVIGTTVDQLMRLEYPKDRIRIYVVDDGSTDETPEILAAKEAEYPGNVWPLRRENGGQGKAHTLNYGLDAVLADDWMQAVLIMDADVIYRPDSLRKMARHLADPHVGAVTAYIEEGSATGTYLTRFIGYEYITAQAAARRGQNVLGALACLAGGAQLHSRENLEALGGRIDTSSLAEDTFTTFNTQLGGRRVVFEPHAIVLAEEPATIGALWKQRLRWARGNVQVTSHYKHVWFRHAKGNGLGGTLFGLLWFSLFLQPLLMILASASLVVLFFVNHNVAWQAFHILWITSAACYLFITGFTLLIDPRTGRKTWRQAALFPGLISVLIMLYTLVPILFSRYIASGLRSIDLLPTGAAADAIVLFCYVWLCGCMVVAWLAKVIEADGRRPRIAAALVYVGGYGPLLCVMTFSAYVKQMRHAELVWDKTEKTGKVALTS from the coding sequence ATGAGCTCGGTCCTCCACGTTTTCGCCTCCATCGGACTGTGGCTGCTGATCGCCCTCGTCCTCGTCGGTGTCGTACCGCTGTTGGCCGGGACGATGCAACTCGTGCTCGTCACGCTGCACGGCCGTCGCAACCACTACGCCGAGTGCGAGCCGATCTTCCCGCGTACCGCGGTGATCGTTCCGGCCTGGAACGAGGCCGCGGTGATCGGAACCACGGTCGACCAGCTCATGCGGCTGGAATATCCCAAGGACCGGATCCGGATCTACGTCGTGGACGACGGAAGCACCGACGAGACGCCAGAGATCCTCGCGGCCAAGGAGGCCGAATATCCGGGCAACGTCTGGCCGCTGCGACGGGAGAACGGCGGACAGGGTAAGGCGCACACGCTCAACTACGGCCTGGACGCGGTCCTCGCCGACGACTGGATGCAAGCGGTGCTGATCATGGACGCGGACGTGATCTACCGCCCCGACTCGCTCCGCAAGATGGCCCGCCACCTCGCCGATCCGCACGTCGGAGCGGTCACGGCGTACATCGAAGAAGGAAGCGCCACCGGGACCTACCTGACGCGTTTCATCGGCTACGAATACATCACGGCGCAGGCCGCGGCGCGGCGCGGGCAGAACGTCCTCGGTGCACTGGCCTGCCTCGCCGGCGGGGCGCAGCTGCACTCCCGCGAAAACCTCGAGGCGCTCGGCGGCCGGATCGACACGTCATCGCTCGCGGAGGACACCTTCACGACGTTCAACACCCAGCTCGGCGGACGACGCGTCGTCTTCGAGCCGCATGCGATCGTGCTCGCCGAGGAGCCGGCGACCATCGGTGCCTTGTGGAAACAGCGGTTGCGCTGGGCGCGGGGCAATGTGCAGGTGACGAGCCACTACAAGCACGTCTGGTTCAGACACGCCAAGGGCAACGGTCTCGGCGGCACACTCTTCGGCCTCCTCTGGTTCAGCCTCTTCCTGCAACCACTGCTGATGATTCTCGCGTCCGCCAGCCTCGTCGTACTGTTCTTCGTCAATCACAACGTGGCATGGCAGGCGTTCCACATCCTGTGGATCACCAGTGCCGCCTGCTACCTCTTCATCACCGGCTTCACCTTGCTGATCGACCCGCGCACGGGGCGGAAGACCTGGCGTCAGGCCGCGCTCTTCCCCGGGCTGATCTCGGTCCTGATCATGCTCTACACCCTGGTGCCGATCCTCTTCAGCCGTTACATCGCCTCCGGCCTCAGGTCGATCGACCTCCTCCCCACCGGTGCGGCGGCGGACGCCATCGTCCTGTTCTGTTACGTCTGGCTGTGCGGGTGCATGGTCGTTGCCTGGCTGGCCAAGGTGATCGAGGCGGATGGGCGACGTCCCCGCATCGCCGCTGCTCTGGTCTACGTCGGCGGCTACGGGCCACTGCTGTGCGTCATGACCTTCTCCGCGTACGTCAAGCAGATGCGCCACGCCGAGTTGGTGTGGGACAAGACCGAGAAGACCGGGAAGGTGGCGTTGACGTCATGA